The Phycisphaerae bacterium genome includes a window with the following:
- a CDS encoding PEP-CTERM sorting domain-containing protein: MMKRRRTAKVQSVSISFLITAFCCFTFCNIAVAGFTSTGAIELIVEGGGYTGYCTIDPGLFDPTYWEQVVNSNVPVPWNSNILFPEGIDIAAEDNGELILAHLNGLTVAFQGDPVVTLGFSVTAGTYATSFSFSSPQMTFDPLSNTEAYAEAGVLVTGPTGRTLWGSYSGGKAYKALYNNTTNFAYLVNTPITSYSGGDTGIVALPGTITSMQSKFQFILSAGATASGSSYYEITPEPASILLLGLGGLALLRKRQT; the protein is encoded by the coding sequence ATGATGAAGAGAAGACGGACCGCAAAGGTCCAATCCGTATCCATTTCATTCTTAATCACCGCCTTTTGTTGTTTCACATTTTGCAATATAGCTGTCGCGGGATTTACAAGTACCGGTGCGATAGAACTAATAGTTGAAGGTGGAGGATATACGGGTTACTGCACTATAGACCCCGGCTTATTCGACCCAACTTATTGGGAACAGGTTGTAAATTCTAATGTCCCAGTTCCGTGGAATTCAAATATCCTTTTCCCAGAGGGAATCGATATTGCGGCTGAAGACAATGGTGAACTCATATTGGCACACCTTAATGGGTTAACAGTCGCATTTCAGGGAGACCCGGTTGTCACCCTTGGATTTTCCGTTACAGCCGGTACGTATGCCACGAGTTTTTCGTTCAGCTCGCCTCAGATGACTTTCGACCCGCTCAGCAACACCGAAGCTTATGCCGAAGCAGGCGTATTAGTCACTGGACCTACTGGCCGTACTCTCTGGGGCAGCTATTCGGGCGGCAAGGCTTATAAGGCGCTTTACAATAATACAACTAATTTCGCGTACTTAGTAAACACTCCTATCACATCATACTCAGGAGGTGACACAGGGATAGTAGCCCTGCCTGGTACTATTACAAGTATGCAGTCCAAGTTCCAGTTTATTTTGAGCGCCGGAGCTACGGCAAGCGGAAGCTCCTACTATGAAATAACACCGGAACCGGCATCAATATTATTACTCGGTCTTGGCGGGTTGGCCTTGCTTAGAAAACGACAAACTTAA